Below is a genomic region from Delftia tsuruhatensis.
TTCTCCAGGCCGAACAGGCCGATGCGGAAGGTCTTGAAGTCCGGACCCTCGTCGCACTGCAGCGGCACGCCGGCCGCGGTCTGCAGGCCGGCCTCGAGGAATTTCTTGCCACTCTGGATGCCGGGGTCGGTGGTGTAGCTGACCACGACGCCGGGGGCCTTCCAGCCTTCGGCCGCCACGCTGGGAAAGCCGCGCGACTCCAGCAGGGCGCGCACCTTGGCGCCCAGCGCGATCTGCTCGTCGCGCACCTTGGCGAAGCCGTAGGCGCGCGTCTCCAGCATCACGTCGCGCAGGCGCACCAGGGCGTCGGTGGGCATGGTGGTGTGGTAGGCGTGCTGGCCCTTTTCGTAGCCTTCGGCGATCTGCATCCACTTCTTGAGGTCGCAGGAAAAGCTGGAGCTTTTCGTGTGCTCGATCGCTTCGCGGGCACGGGCCGAGAGCATGACCATGGCGCAGCACGGCGAGCTGCTCCAGCCCTTTTGCGGCGCGCTGATCAGCACGTCCACGCCGGTCTTTTCCATGTCCACCCACATGGCGCCCGAGGCCACGCAGTCCAGCACGAAGAGCGCGCCCACCTCGTGCGCGGCGTCGGCCACGGTGCGCAGGTAGTCGTCGCCGAGGATGATGCCGCTGGCCGTCTCCACATGCGGCGCGAACACGACCTTGGGCTTTTCGGCGCGGATGGTGTCGGCCACTTCGCCCGCCGGGCACGGCGCCCAGGGGTCCTGGCTACCGGAGCCCTGGCGGCGCGCCTTGCAGACCACGGCGCCACCGCCGAGGCCCCCTTCCTCGAAGATCTGGGTCCAGCGGTAGCTGAACCAGCCGTTGCGCACGATCAGCACCTTCTCGCGGTTGGCGAACTGGCGCGCCACGGCCTCCATGCCGAAGGTGCCGCTGCCGGGCACCAGCACGGCCGTATGGGCGTGGTAGACCTCCTGCAGCGTGGTGAGGATGTCCTGCATCACGCCGGCGAAGCGCTTGGACATGTGGTTGAGCGCGCGGTCGGTGTAGACCACCGAGAATTCGAGCAGGCCGTCGGGATCGATATCGGGCAGAAGTCCGGGCATGGGAAGGTCTCCAGAGGCAGCGGGGCCCGCGTCATGCGGGCCCGCCGTCGTGTTCGTCGAAAAGAGGGCCAGCTTAGCATGCCGCCCGTGGCGCTTTCAGGGCCTACCAGGTGTCCACGAAGCCCGCCTGCGGCGGTGCGACACGGGCTCCGGCCAGGCCGCGCGCCAGCCAGGCGCGCGTGTCGGCGGGGTCGATGACGGCGTCGATCTCCAGCGTGCCGGCCATGTGCATGGCCTCGCCGTGGGCGTACTGCTGGGCCAGCAGCCGGTCGAACAGGGCGTTGCGCTCGGATCCCTCGGGCAGGGCCTCCAGTTCCTTGCGAAAGCCCAGGCGCACGGCGCCCTCCAGGCCCATGGCGCCGAATTCGCCCGTGGGCCAGGCCACGTTGAACACGGGCGCATGGAAGCTGCCCGCCGTCATGCCCATGGCGCCCAGGCCGTAGCCCTTGCGCAGCACCACGCTGAAATACGGCACGCGCAGCTTGGCCGCCGTGACGAACAGGCGGCTGACATGGCGCACCTGGGCGGTCTTCTCGATCTCGGGGCCGACCATGAAGCCGGGCGTGTCCACCAGGCTCACGATGGGCAGGCCGTGGGCATTGCACAGCTGCATGAAGCGCGCGGCCTTGTCGGCCGCGTCGGCGTCGATGGCGCCGCCCAGGTGCGAGGGGTTGTTGGCCATCAGGCCCACGGGCCGGCCCTCGATGCGCGCCAGCGCCGTGTGGATGCCGGCGCCGAAGCCCGTGCGCAGCATCAGCAGGCTGCCTTCGTCCACGAGGTGGGCCAGGGCCGCGCGCGTGTCGTAGGCACGCAGCCGGTTCTCGGGCACCACATGGCGCAGGGCGCGTGGGTCGGGCGCGGTCCAGTCCGTGGTGCGGCCCTGGAAGAACGACAGGTAGTGGCGCGCGGCGGCCACGGCTCCGGACTCGTCCTCGACCAGCACGTCGATCACGCCATTGGCGTGCTGCACGCTGCTGGGCCCGATCTGTTCGGGCCGGAAGACGCCCAGCCCGCCGCCCTCGATCATGGCCGGCCCGCCCATGCCGATGCAGCTGGCGCGCGTGGCGATGATCACGTCGCTGCAGCCCAGCAGGGCCGCGTTGCCCGCGAAGCAGCGGCCGTGCGTGATGCCGATCACGGGCACCTGGCCCGACAGGGCCGCATAGGCCGCGAAGGTGTGCACATGCAGGCCGGCGACCACGGGCGTGTCGGTATCGCCGGGGCGCCCGCCCCCGCCTTCTGCGAACAGCACCACGGGGAGCTTCTGCGCCAGCGCAATGCCCAGCATGCGGTCGGTCTTGGCATGGTTGCGCGCGCCCTGGGTGCCCGCCAGCACCGTGGCGTCATAGGACATGACGACGGCGCGCGAGCGCTCCTCGCCGAACTGCGCGCCGTTGATGGAGCCTATGCCCGTGACCATGCCATCGGCCGGCGTGTTGGCGATCAGGTCGTCCATGCTGCGCCGGCGCGTCTGCGCGGCAATGGCCAGCGCACCGTATTCGATGAAGCTGCCGGCGTCGCAGAGGTCGGCGATGTTCTCGCGCGCGCTGCGGCTGCCCTGGGCGTGGCGTTTGGCCATGGCCTCGGGCCGGGCGGCATCGAGCGTGAAGGCATGGCGGTCGATGACGCGCTGCAGGTCGGAGCGGATGTGATCGGGGTCCTGGGCGGCCTGCTGCGCGCGCGCGTCGGCCTGCACGCCTTCGGCGGCGGCCAGCACCAGCAGGGGCTGGTCCTGGGCCACATAGGCACCGGCCTCGGCCAGCCGTTGCGTGATGGTGCCGGCCTGCGGCGCCAGCAGTACATGCTCCATCTTCATGGCTTCGAGCACGCCCAGCTCCGCGCCTGCGGCCACGGCATCGCCCACGGCCACGCTCCACTGCACGATGCGTGCGGGCATGGGGGCCGTGATGGCGCCTTGCGGGACGGGCGCATGGACTGCGCTGTCGTCCAGGGCTGGCGCTGCAGCTGCGGCGGCCACCAGCTCGGGCAGGGCCTCCTCGAGCCAGCGCGTGTGCACGGCCTGCGACGCCATCTCGGGCCGCCGGGCCAGCGCCTGCAGCAGCGGCAGGTTGGTGGCCAGCCCGTCGATGCGGCATTCGTCCAGCGCGCGGCGTGCGCGGCGCAGCACATCTTCAAAGCGCGGCCCGCTGCTGTGCACGATGAGCTTGGCCAGCAGCGTGTCGTAGTGCGGCGAGGGACTGGCGCCCGCCACCGCATGCGTGTCGATGCGGATGCCGGGCCCGGCCGGCCACTGCAGTGTGCCTATGCGCCCACTGCCGGGGCGCGACTGGCCTGCGGCATCCAGCGTCTCGGCATTGATGCGCCACTGCATGGCATAGCCGCGCGGCGCGGGTGGCGTCCTGGCATCCAGGCCCAGTTCGCCCAGGTGGTCGCCGGCGGCCACGCGGACCTGGGCCTGCACGAGGTCGATGCCGAAGACCTCCTCGGTGATGGTGTGCTCGACCTGCAGGCGCGGGTTGGCCTCGATGAAGACATAGGGCAGGGCGTCGGAGGCGGCATCGACCAGGAATTCGAAGGTGCCCAGGCTCTCATAGCCGATCTCGGCCGCCATGCGCAGCGCATCGCGCGTGATGCGCTCGCGCAGCGGCTGCGCCAGGCTGGGGCTGGGAGCGATCTCCACCAGCTTCTGGAAGCGCCGCTGCAGCGTGCACTCGCGCTCGCCCAGCGCGATGGGGCCTGCGCCGCCGTCGCCCAGGATCTGCACCTCGATATGGCGAGCGCCCGTCATCAGCCGCTCCACGTAGACGCCGTCCACGCCGAAGGCGGCGCGTGCCTCGCTGCGGCAGCGCTCGTAGGCGGCGGGCAGGTCCTCGGCGCGCAGCACGGCGCGCATGCCGCGCCCGCCGCCGCCGCCGATGGCCTTGACCATGATGCCGCTGGCGCCCCCGGCCTGCTGCGCCTCGAAGAAGGCCTGGGCCTGCTCCAGCGTGACGGCCTCGCTGCTGCCCGGCATCAACGGCACGCCGCAGCGGCGCGCCAGATCGCGCGCGCGGGCCTTGTCGCCCAGCAGCGCCAGGTGCTCCGGCGTAGGGCCGATGAAGCGCAGGCCCGCATCGGCACAGGCCTGGGCGAAGCCCGCGTTCTCGCTGAGAAAGCCGTAGCCAGGGTGAATGCCGTCGCAGCCGTGCTCGCGCGCGATGCGCAGCAGATGAGCGCCGTCAAGGTAGGCCGCAGGGCCGCTGGCGCCCAGGGCCATGGCCGCATCGGCAGCGGATACATGGGGCGCCTGCGCATCGTCTGCGGCATACACGGCCAGGCTGGGCACACCCAGCTCGCGCAGCGCGCGCACGATGCGCAGCGCGATTTCGCCACGATTGGCAATCAGGATCTTCTGGAACATGGGACTCCGGTCTTTCTCATTGATCGCGCAGCAAGCGACGCAGCACTTTGCCTGCACCCGTGGCGGGCAGCGCCTCGATGAAGCGCACCTCGCGCGGCGCCTTGTAGCTGGCCATGTTCTCGCGCGACCACTGCACCAGGTCCTCGGCCGCGACCTGCTGGCCCGGTCGCGTGACGATGAAGGCGCGCACGGTCTCGCCCTTGTGCGGATCGGGCACACCGATCACGGCGGCCTGGGCCACGGCCGGGTGCTTGATGAGGATGGCCTCCACCTCCTCGGGGAAGACGCTGTAGCCCGAGACCTTGATCATTTCCTTGAAGCGGCCGATGAAGGTCAGGTAGCCATCGGCGTCGATGCGGCCCATGTCGCCCGTGTGCACCCAGCCGTTCTTCAGGGTCCTGGCCGTGGCCTCGGGCTTGTTCCAGTAGCCCTTGAAGTTGCCGGGGCCGCGGATGGTGATCTCGCCCACCTCGCCGGCCGGCAGCGGCGCGCCGGTCTCGGGGTCGACGATGCGCACCTCGTTGCCGGGCAGCGGCTTGCCGTGCGTGCCCCAGCGGATGGCATCGCCGGGCATGGTGGTGTCCATGGTGTGGGTCTCGCTGAGGCCATAGGCCGCCTCGCTGGAGACGCAGTTCGGCGTGAAGCGCTTCCACTGCCGCGCCAACTCCTCGGTGTAGGCGATGCCGAAGCTGGTCACGGTGTTGCGGCGCAGCGCGGAAAAATCCATGCCCTCCACGCCCGGCAACTGCATCACGGCCACGTTCATGGGGGCGATGCTGTACCACCAGGTCACGCGGTAGCGCTCCAGGGCCTGGGCCACGGCCAGCGGGTCGAAGCGGTGCAGCAGCACGCAGGGGGCGCCGCTGTGCACGGGCATGTTCACGCCCATGGACATGCCGGCGATGTGGTAGAGCGGCGCCACGGCCAGCAGCATGTCGTCGGCGTTCACGCCCGTGGCGCTGCAGGCGCCGGCCGTCTTGCTGGCCGCGTTGCCGTAGCTGAGCATGGCCCCCTTGGGCAGGCCCGTGGTGCCCGACGTATAGGTCATCAGCGATACATCGTCCATGGCGACATCGACGGGCACGGGCTTGGCGCCGCTGTGCATGGCATCCCAGAACGATTCCACGCCCTCGGGCAGCGGCTGCACGGGGGCCTGCAGTTCGGGTGGCAGCGCCAGCGTGGGGGACTCCGGCAGCCAGTCCCCGTAGCGCACGGCCAGCACATGCCTGAGCGCCGTGCTGGCGCGCACCTTGTCCACCACGGGCAGCAGCACGTCGGCCGCGACGATCACGCGGGCCTGGAGATCGTCGAGCTGGTATTGCAGCTCATGCTCCTTGTTCAGCGGTCCGCAGGGGCAGACGATGGCGCCGATCTTCTGGATGCCGTAGTGGGCCACGATGTACTGCGGGCAGTTGTTCATGAACAGCGCCACGGGCTCGCCCCGGCCCACGCCCAGTGCCTGCAGCCGCGCGGCAAAGGCATCGCTGGCCGCGTCCACCTCGGCCCAGCTGATGTGGCGGCCATACCAGATGTAGGCGTCGCGGTCGGGATGCTGGCGCGCGTTGCGGCGCAGGGCCTCATGCAGGGGGATGAGGGCTGGGGAATCCGCCATGGCTTGTCTCCTGGGTGTCTGGCCATCCCGGGACCTGTCCTAAGGGATTGCCTTGATCTGTTTTGGGGTCCAGTGGCTTGCCAATATATACCCGCTGGTAGAACATTGCTACCCATCGGTATAACCACCACTGCCACCGACGCGACACGAGATTTCCCGCATGCCCAAGCCCCCCGTCACACCGCGCGGCCGCCAGCGCCTTCCCACGGCCGGCTCCGACGAAAAGCGCGAACGCATCCTCAAGGCGGCCGAGGCCCTGTTCGACCGCAACGGCTATGCCAGCACCACGATGGAGCAGATCGTCCAGGCCCTGGGCGTGACCAAGCCCTTCGTCTACTACTACTTCCGCAACAAGCAGGAGATCTTCGAGACCCTGTGCTGGGCGCCCACCGAGGCCTGCTTCACGGTGCTGGACTTCGCGTCCGACGATGCGCGGCCGGCCCACGAAAAGGCCGTGGACGGCCTGCAGCGCCTGATCGCCGCCACCATCGCCCACTATCCGGCGGCCTTCTTTCCCTACCGCGAGCCCCAAGCCTTCAGCCCCGCCTACATGAAGGCCTCGCGCACGCTGGCGCGCCAGTTCTACCGCCAGTTCTGCGCACTGCTCGAGGAAGGCCGCGCCAGCGGCCATTTCGACTTCCGCGAGACGCGCATCACCGCCCAGGCCGCCTGCAGCCTGCCGGGCTTTCTCTACAACTGGTACCGCCCCGGCGGCCGCCTGGGCACGGCCGAGATGGTGGCCGAGCTGACTGACCTCGCCAGCCGCGTGCTGGGCCTGCGCGCCGCGCCCCCCTCCCCTGCATCCCCCCCGAAAAAGATGCCTGCACGGCGCAGCCGGCCCCCGGCCGAGCCACCCAGCAAGGCCTGACCCATCCTCCTGGAGACATGACATGCCCATCCGCCTTTCCCCGGCCTCTTTGGCCGCCGTCCTGCTGTGTGCCGGCAGCGCCCACGCCCAGGCCCCCGAGCCCTTCAAGATCGCCTTCATCGACCCGCTGTCCGGCCCCTTCGTGAGCACGGGAGAGCTGATGCGCGACCATGTGCAGTACGCCGTCGAGGACGTGAACGCCAAGGGCGGGCTGTTCAACGGCGCAAAGCTGCAGCTGCTGCAGTTCGACAGCAAGCTCTCGGCCCAGGAAAGCCAGGCCGCGCTGCAGGCGGCCATCGACCAGGGCGCGCGCGTGGTGGTGACGGGCGGATCGGGCTCGTCGGTGGTGGCGGCGCTGGTGCAGGCGGCCTCGCGCCACAACCAGCGCAATCCGGGCAAGGAGGTGCTGGTGCTCAACCATTCCTCCATCGACCCCGAGCTGACAGGCAAGGCCTGCAGCTTCTGGCACTTCATGTTCGATGCCAACACCGCCATGCGCATGCAGGCGATTGCCAGCTACATCAAGACCCAGCCGGGCATCCGCAAGGTCTATCTGCTCAACCAGGACTATGCCCACGGCAAGCAGTGGGCCGCCTACGGGCGCCAGCTGGTGGGCGCGGCACGGCCCGACATCCAGTTCACGGGCGAGATGCTGCATCCCATCGGCCGGGTCAAGGACTTCGCGCCCTATGTGGCCAAGATCAAGGAAACGGGTGCGGACTCGGTGATCACGGGCAACTGGGGCCAGGACCTGACCCTGCTGCTCAAGTCGGCCGCCGACTCGGGCTATGACCTGCGCTACTTCAACCACAGCGCGGGCGGCATGCCGGGCACGGTGACCTCGTTCGCCCAGACCCGCATCGGCCAGCTGACCTGGGTGGCCGAATGGCACCCGGGCCAGGCCGGCCGCCCATTGGCCGATGCCCGCGCCCAGGAATACAAGGCCCGCATGGGCAAGGACTTCCTGGCCCCGCGCATGGACCTGGTGCCGCGCATGCTGGCCGCCGCCATGGCCAAGGCCCGATCCACCGAGCCCGTGAAGATCGCGCTGGCCCTGGAGGATTTGCAGATGGACACCGTGGTCGGCCCCGTGCGCATGCGCGGCAAGGACCACCAGCTGCTGCTGCCCCAGGTGGTCAACACCATCGCCCCGGTGGACGGCAAACTGGTCAAGACCGGTTGGGAAGGCACGAACCACGGCTTTCGCACCGATGCCGTCTACACGCCCGAGCAGGTGGAGTTGCCCACGGACTGCCAGATGAAGCGGCCGAATGCGCGCTGAGCGAAGAAAGAAATACTGCGGGCCGCCTTGGAATGCCTTTTCAGGGCAGACGTCTTCAACAGGCACGGCCTAACTCAGGGACACCGAGGAAGGGCCGCCCCGCACCGATGGTGTCGCCGGCTGCCCGTATGCCCCCCTTCCAGGGGGAAGGCGCGCAGCGACTCAGGGGGTGACTCTTTTTCCGAAGATACCGCTGCCGACGCGCACCATCGTGCTGCCTGCGGCCACGGCCGCCTCCAGGTCGCCCGTCATTCCCATGGACACCGTGTCGAAGCGCTCCAGCCCCGGCAGGCCGCTGGCGCGGATCTGGGCGAAGACGGCGGCGGCGCGGGCATGCACCTCGCGCTGTGCCTCGAAGCCGGGCGCATCGTCGGGAATGCTCATCACGCCGCGCAGCGCCAGGCGCGGCAGCCGCACGATGGCGGCGGCCAGCTCCAGCGCCTGCTGCGGGGCCACGCCGGCCTTGGTCTCGCCGCCATCCACGTTCAGCTGGATGCAGACCTGCAGCGGCGCCATGCCCTCGGGACGCTGGGCCGACAGGCGCTCGGCGATCTTCAGGCGGTCCACGGTCTGGGCCCAGTCGAAATGCTCGGCCACCAGGCGCGTCTTGTTGCTCTGGATGGGGCCGATGCAGTGCCACTGCAGGGCCTCGCCGCCCGGCAGGCCCATGGCGCGCACGGCGGCGATCTTTTCCACGCCCTCCTGGATGTAGTTCTCGCCGAAGCTGCGCTGGCCGGCCAGCACGGCCTCGCGCACGGCATCGGCGCCGAAGGTCTTGGAGACGGCCAGCAACTGCACGGATGCGGCAGCCCTGCCGGACTGCCCGCAAGCCGAGGCAATCCGCTCGTGAATCTGTTGAAGCTTGTTTTCAATCGTCGTCATAATTGCCGCCAGCGTATCAAACGAGGGAGCGAGATCCGTGGACATCACCCAATTGCTGGCATTCAGCGTCAAGAACAAGGCCTCCGACCTGCACCTGTCTGCGGGGCTGCCCCCGATGATCCGCGTGCATGGCGACGTGCGCCGCATCAATGTCGATCCGCTGGACCACAAGACCGTCCACGCCATGGTCTACGACATCATGAGCGACTCCCAGCGCAAGGCCTACGAGGAGTTCCTGGAGGTGGACTTCTCGTTCGAGATCGAAGGCCTGGCGCGCTTTCGCGTCAACGCCTTCAACCAGTACCGGGGCGCGGCCGCCGTCTTCCGGACCATTCCCAGCAAGATCCTGACGCTGGAGCAGCTCAATGCGCCCCGCATCTTCGCCGACCTGGCCCTGAAGCCCCGCGGACTGGTGCTGGTGACCGGCCCCACGGGCTCGGGCAAGTCCACCACGCTGGCCGGCATGGTCAACCACCTCAACGAGACCGAGTACGGCCACATCCTGACGGTGGAGGACCCCATCGAATTCGTGCACGACTCCAAGAAGTGCCTGATCAACCAGCGCGAAGTCGGCCCGATGACGCAGTCGTTCTCGGCCGCGCTGCGCTCGGCGCTGCGCGAGGACCCGGACGCCATCCTGGTGGGTGAAATGCGCGACCTGGAGACCATCCGCCTGGCCATGACGGCCGCCGAGACGGGCCACCTGGTGTTCGGCACCCTGCACACCTCCAGCGCCGCCAAGACCATCGACCGTATCATCGACGTCTTCCCTGCCGAGGAAAAGGAAATGGTGCGCGCCATGCTCTCCGAATCGCTGCAGGCCGTGATCTCGCAGACGCTGTGCAAGACCAAGGACGGCCAGGGCCGCATCGCCGCCCACGAGATCATGCTGGGCACCAGCGCCATCCGCAACCTGATCCGCGAGGCCAAGGTGGCACAGATGTACTCCACCATCCAGACGAGTCAGAATGTGGGCATGCAGACGCTGGACCAGAACCTGACCGATCTGGTTCGGCGCAACCTGATCAGCCCGGCCGAAGCCCGTGCCAAGGCCAAGATACCGGAGAACTTCCCGGGCTGACCGACCACCGGCCCGCCTGTTGCCACGCGCCATGAAAAGCATTTTCCGCATGCTGCGAAACGGCCAGGAGCCCTCGGGCCCGGCCTCGGAGTCGGCTTTCTTCACGACCACGCTGGCGGCGCATGGTTTCCTGGACCCGCACACCCCTCCCGTTCCCTGGGAGGCGCGCGCCATCGAGGTCGGTGCCACGCGGCTGCCCCGCGGCGGCGGCAGCCAGC
It encodes:
- a CDS encoding acetyl-CoA carboxylase family protein, encoding MFQKILIANRGEIALRIVRALRELGVPSLAVYAADDAQAPHVSAADAAMALGASGPAAYLDGAHLLRIAREHGCDGIHPGYGFLSENAGFAQACADAGLRFIGPTPEHLALLGDKARARDLARRCGVPLMPGSSEAVTLEQAQAFFEAQQAGGASGIMVKAIGGGGGRGMRAVLRAEDLPAAYERCRSEARAAFGVDGVYVERLMTGARHIEVQILGDGGAGPIALGERECTLQRRFQKLVEIAPSPSLAQPLRERITRDALRMAAEIGYESLGTFEFLVDAASDALPYVFIEANPRLQVEHTITEEVFGIDLVQAQVRVAAGDHLGELGLDARTPPAPRGYAMQWRINAETLDAAGQSRPGSGRIGTLQWPAGPGIRIDTHAVAGASPSPHYDTLLAKLIVHSSGPRFEDVLRRARRALDECRIDGLATNLPLLQALARRPEMASQAVHTRWLEEALPELVAAAAAAPALDDSAVHAPVPQGAITAPMPARIVQWSVAVGDAVAAGAELGVLEAMKMEHVLLAPQAGTITQRLAEAGAYVAQDQPLLVLAAAEGVQADARAQQAAQDPDHIRSDLQRVIDRHAFTLDAARPEAMAKRHAQGSRSARENIADLCDAGSFIEYGALAIAAQTRRRSMDDLIANTPADGMVTGIGSINGAQFGEERSRAVVMSYDATVLAGTQGARNHAKTDRMLGIALAQKLPVVLFAEGGGGRPGDTDTPVVAGLHVHTFAAYAALSGQVPVIGITHGRCFAGNAALLGCSDVIIATRASCIGMGGPAMIEGGGLGVFRPEQIGPSSVQHANGVIDVLVEDESGAVAAARHYLSFFQGRTTDWTAPDPRALRHVVPENRLRAYDTRAALAHLVDEGSLLMLRTGFGAGIHTALARIEGRPVGLMANNPSHLGGAIDADAADKAARFMQLCNAHGLPIVSLVDTPGFMVGPEIEKTAQVRHVSRLFVTAAKLRVPYFSVVLRKGYGLGAMGMTAGSFHAPVFNVAWPTGEFGAMGLEGAVRLGFRKELEALPEGSERNALFDRLLAQQYAHGEAMHMAGTLEIDAVIDPADTRAWLARGLAGARVAPPQAGFVDTW
- a CDS encoding YggS family pyridoxal phosphate-dependent enzyme; the encoded protein is MTTIENKLQQIHERIASACGQSGRAAASVQLLAVSKTFGADAVREAVLAGQRSFGENYIQEGVEKIAAVRAMGLPGGEALQWHCIGPIQSNKTRLVAEHFDWAQTVDRLKIAERLSAQRPEGMAPLQVCIQLNVDGGETKAGVAPQQALELAAAIVRLPRLALRGVMSIPDDAPGFEAQREVHARAAAVFAQIRASGLPGLERFDTVSMGMTGDLEAAVAAGSTMVRVGSGIFGKRVTP
- a CDS encoding AMP-binding protein, whose product is MADSPALIPLHEALRRNARQHPDRDAYIWYGRHISWAEVDAASDAFAARLQALGVGRGEPVALFMNNCPQYIVAHYGIQKIGAIVCPCGPLNKEHELQYQLDDLQARVIVAADVLLPVVDKVRASTALRHVLAVRYGDWLPESPTLALPPELQAPVQPLPEGVESFWDAMHSGAKPVPVDVAMDDVSLMTYTSGTTGLPKGAMLSYGNAASKTAGACSATGVNADDMLLAVAPLYHIAGMSMGVNMPVHSGAPCVLLHRFDPLAVAQALERYRVTWWYSIAPMNVAVMQLPGVEGMDFSALRRNTVTSFGIAYTEELARQWKRFTPNCVSSEAAYGLSETHTMDTTMPGDAIRWGTHGKPLPGNEVRIVDPETGAPLPAGEVGEITIRGPGNFKGYWNKPEATARTLKNGWVHTGDMGRIDADGYLTFIGRFKEMIKVSGYSVFPEEVEAILIKHPAVAQAAVIGVPDPHKGETVRAFIVTRPGQQVAAEDLVQWSRENMASYKAPREVRFIEALPATGAGKVLRRLLRDQ
- a CDS encoding type IV pilus twitching motility protein PilT, encoding MDITQLLAFSVKNKASDLHLSAGLPPMIRVHGDVRRINVDPLDHKTVHAMVYDIMSDSQRKAYEEFLEVDFSFEIEGLARFRVNAFNQYRGAAAVFRTIPSKILTLEQLNAPRIFADLALKPRGLVLVTGPTGSGKSTTLAGMVNHLNETEYGHILTVEDPIEFVHDSKKCLINQREVGPMTQSFSAALRSALREDPDAILVGEMRDLETIRLAMTAAETGHLVFGTLHTSSAAKTIDRIIDVFPAEEKEMVRAMLSESLQAVISQTLCKTKDGQGRIAAHEIMLGTSAIRNLIREAKVAQMYSTIQTSQNVGMQTLDQNLTDLVRRNLISPAEARAKAKIPENFPG
- a CDS encoding branched-chain amino acid ABC transporter substrate-binding protein, which gives rise to MPIRLSPASLAAVLLCAGSAHAQAPEPFKIAFIDPLSGPFVSTGELMRDHVQYAVEDVNAKGGLFNGAKLQLLQFDSKLSAQESQAALQAAIDQGARVVVTGGSGSSVVAALVQAASRHNQRNPGKEVLVLNHSSIDPELTGKACSFWHFMFDANTAMRMQAIASYIKTQPGIRKVYLLNQDYAHGKQWAAYGRQLVGAARPDIQFTGEMLHPIGRVKDFAPYVAKIKETGADSVITGNWGQDLTLLLKSAADSGYDLRYFNHSAGGMPGTVTSFAQTRIGQLTWVAEWHPGQAGRPLADARAQEYKARMGKDFLAPRMDLVPRMLAAAMAKARSTEPVKIALALEDLQMDTVVGPVRMRGKDHQLLLPQVVNTIAPVDGKLVKTGWEGTNHGFRTDAVYTPEQVELPTDCQMKRPNAR
- a CDS encoding TetR/AcrR family transcriptional regulator, with protein sequence MPKPPVTPRGRQRLPTAGSDEKRERILKAAEALFDRNGYASTTMEQIVQALGVTKPFVYYYFRNKQEIFETLCWAPTEACFTVLDFASDDARPAHEKAVDGLQRLIAATIAHYPAAFFPYREPQAFSPAYMKASRTLARQFYRQFCALLEEGRASGHFDFRETRITAQAACSLPGFLYNWYRPGGRLGTAEMVAELTDLASRVLGLRAAPPSPASPPKKMPARRSRPPAEPPSKA
- a CDS encoding aminotransferase class V-fold PLP-dependent enzyme produces the protein MPGLLPDIDPDGLLEFSVVYTDRALNHMSKRFAGVMQDILTTLQEVYHAHTAVLVPGSGTFGMEAVARQFANREKVLIVRNGWFSYRWTQIFEEGGLGGGAVVCKARRQGSGSQDPWAPCPAGEVADTIRAEKPKVVFAPHVETASGIILGDDYLRTVADAAHEVGALFVLDCVASGAMWVDMEKTGVDVLISAPQKGWSSSPCCAMVMLSARAREAIEHTKSSSFSCDLKKWMQIAEGYEKGQHAYHTTMPTDALVRLRDVMLETRAYGFAKVRDEQIALGAKVRALLESRGFPSVAAEGWKAPGVVVSYTTDPGIQSGKKFLEAGLQTAAGVPLQCDEGPDFKTFRIGLFGLEKWHNVDRTVGHLAKALDDIGVPAKA